The following proteins are encoded in a genomic region of Coffea eugenioides isolate CCC68of chromosome 6, Ceug_1.0, whole genome shotgun sequence:
- the LOC113774793 gene encoding uncharacterized protein LOC113774793: MGNEHSSTSIVCLSGQSVGLRATESGEDVELRMAKAKLREHNPDPQINEIKFCRHELLRVAEHLRCAPDYFFTVDGNPTNLKVSQGDLMDSKFVAAVDKNEVKVHKLKDGDVPRNGNGLDLEKIRDDANGGWYDWKMSGTVSRPSSKLPHSSSSDRKRRGK, encoded by the exons ATGGGTAATGAACACAGTTCGACATCAATTGTTTGTCTATCCGGCCAATCTGTCGGTTTGAGGGCCACTGAAAGTGGCGAGGATGTAGAGCTACGTATGGCCAAGGCTAAGTTACGAGAGCACAATCCAGACCCTCAAATTAATGAAATAAAGTTCTGCAGGCATGAATTGCTGCGTGTCGCTGAACATTTGCGTTGTGCTCCAGATTACTTCTTCACAGTAGATGGCAATCCAACTAACTTGAAGGTCTCGCAGGGCGATCTTATGGACTCTAAATTTGTTGCCGCCGTTGACAAAAACGAAGTAAAGGTGCATAAGTTGAAGGACGGTGATGTACCAAG GAATGGTAACGGCCTGGATTTGGAAAAAATAAGAGATGATGCTAATGGCGGTTGGTATGATTGGAAGATGTCGGGGACTGTATCTCG TCCAAGCTCGAAGCTTCCTCATTCCTCTAGTTCAGACCGGAAGAGGCGCGGCAAATGA